A region of Epinephelus fuscoguttatus linkage group LG1, E.fuscoguttatus.final_Chr_v1 DNA encodes the following proteins:
- the myh7ba gene encoding myosin, heavy chain 7B, cardiac muscle, beta a isoform X1 produces the protein MSRYDMKDFGEAAPFLRKTDLELMAVQTVAFDGKKRAWIPDDKEAYIEIEIKEISGDKVIVDTKDGRTLTVKECDIQQMNPPKYDMIEDMAMLTHLNEASVLFNLRKRYSAWMIYTYSGLFCVTVNPYKWLPVYTAPVVAAYKGKRRTEVPPHIYSIADSAYNDMLRNRENQSMLITGESGAGKTVNTKRVIQYFAIVAAIGETTAKKGQGPATRTGGTLEDQIIEANPAMEAFGNAKTLRNDNSSRFGKFIRIHFGPTGKLASADIDIYLLEKSRVIFQQPGERSYHIYYQIMSQKKPELLDMLLVSSNPYDYHFCSQGVTTVENLDDGQELMATDHAMDILGFLADEKYGCYKIVGAIMHFGNMKFKQKQREEQAEADGTESADKASYLMGVSSADLIKGLLHPRVKVGNEYVVKGQNVEQVNYAVGALAKATYDRMFKWLVGRINRTLYTSLPRQYFIGVLDIAGFEIFEFNSFEQLCINFTNEKLQQFFNHHMFILEQEEYKREGIEWTFIDFGLDLQACIDLIEKPLGIMSILEEECMFPKATDSSFKAKLFDNHIGKSPNFQKPRPDKKRKYETHFELVHYAGVVPYNTIGWLDKNKDPLNETVVACFRKSSNKLLASLYENYVSSDAVPEHKSGSKEKRKKAASFQTVSQLHKENLNKLMTNLRSTQPHFVRCIIPNETKTPGIMDAFLVLHQLRCNGVLEGIRICRKGFPNRILYAEFKQRYRILDPHAIPDDKFMDSRKAAEKLLASLEIDQSQFRFGHTKVFFKAGLLGHLEELRDERLAKVLMLLQAAARGRLMRMELNKIMEMKEALMIIQWNIRAFNAVKHWPWMKLFFKIKPLLKSAATEKELVALKEEMAKLKEALEKSEVKRKELEERQVSLVQEKNDLSLQLQAEQDNLADAEDRCDLLIKTKIQLEAKVKELMERLDDEEEMNANVLAKKRKLEDECAELKKDIDDLEITLAKVEKEKHATENKVKNLIEEMAVLDETILKLTKEKKALQEAHQQTLDDLQAEEDKVNSLTKAKAKLEQQVDDLEGSLEQEKKVRLDLERAKRKLEGDLKLSLESVMDLENDKQQLEEVLKKKDFEINAMSSRIEDEQALVNQLQKKIKELLARTEELEEELEADRACRAKVEKQRGDVARELEELSERLEEAGGATSAQIEINKKREADFLKMRRDLEEAMLHHEATTATLRKKHADSVAELSEQIDSLQRVKQKLEKERSEAKMEVDDLASTVEQLSKGKATSEKTCRLYEDQMNEAKAKVEELQRQLNDTTTQKARAQSESAELSRKLEERESMVSQLQRAKNSFGQNVEELKKQLEEENKAKTALAHALQSSRHDCDLLREQYDEEQEAKAEMQRSLSKANAEVAQWRTKYETDAIQRTEELEEAKKKLVTRLQDAEETVEASNAKCSSLEKTKHRLQTEIEDLVIDLERANAAAAALDKKQRNFDKVLAEWKQKYEECQAELESSQKESRGLSTELFKLKNSYEETLDHLETVKRENKNLQEEIADLTDQISQGAKTISELEKIKKGLDMEKSEIQAALEEAEGTLEHEESKTLRIQLELNQIKADVDRKLAEKDEEIENLRRNHQRTLESMQATLDAEAKSRNEAVRLRKKMEGDLNEMEVQLSHANRQAAESQKLVRNLQVQIKDIQLELDDTLHKNEELREQVAVTERRNNLLAAEVEELRALLEQNDRARKLAEHELLEATERVNLLHSQNTGLINHKKKLEHDLSTLSNEVDDAVQECRNAEEKAKKAITDAAMMAEELKKEQDTSAHLERMKKNMEQTIKDLQMRLDEAEQIALKGGKKQVQKLEARVKELENELDAEQKKSQEYQKGVRKYERRIKELSYQAEEDKKNLARLQDLIDKLQVKLKSFKRQAEEAEEQANTNLSKYRKLQHELDDAEERADTAESQVNKLRIRTRDQGSKHAE, from the exons GTAAGAAGCGAGCCTGGATCCCTGATGATAAAGAGGCGTACATTGAGATTGAGATCAAGGAGATCAGCGGTGACAAAGTCATTGTTGACACCAAAGATGGGAGG ACCCTGACAGTGAAGGAATGTGACATCCAGCAGATGAACCCTCCTAAGTATGACATGATCGAAGACATGGCCATGCTGACACACCTCAACGAGGCTTCTGTGCTGTTCAACCTGCGCAAACGCTACTCCGCCTGGATGATCTAT ACCTACTCCGGGCTCTTCTGCGTGACGGTAAATCCATACAAATGGCTGCCCGTCTACACAGCCCCTGTGGTCGCTGCCTACAAAGGCAAACGCCGCACTGAGGTTCCGCCGCACATCTACTCCATCGCAGACAGTGCATATAATGACATGCTGCGCA ATCGGGAGAACCAGTCCATGCTCATCAC CGGAGAATCCGGTGCTGGCAAAACTGTCAACACGAAACGTGTCATTCAGTATTTTGCCATTGTGGCAGCCATTGGGGAAACAACTGCCAAAAAAGGA CAAGGTCCTGCCACCAGAACAGGG GGGACTCTTGAGGATCAGATCATTGAGGCGAACCCTGCCATGGAGGCGTTTGGTAACGCCAAAACGCTGAGAAATGACAACTCATCCCGTTTT GGCAAGTTCATCAGGATCCACTTCGGACCTACTGGCAAACTGGCCTCAGCTGATATTGATATAT ATCTTCTGGAAAAATCCAGAGTGATATTTCAGCAGCCTGGTGAGAGGAGCTACCACATCTACTACCAGATCATGTCGCAGAAGAAACCAGAACTGTTAG ACATGCTGCTGGTGTCCTCCAACCCGTACGACTACCACTTCTGCTCCCAGGGCGTGACCACCGTGGAGAACTTGGATGACGGACAGGAGCTGATGGCCACTGAC CACGCCATGGACATCCTTGGCTTCCTGGCCGATGAGAAGTATGGCTGCTATAAAATAGTTGGAGCCATCATGCACTTCGGCAACATGAAATTCAAGCAAAAGCAGCGCGAGGAGCAGGCGGAGGCTGACGGCACTGAAA GTGCAGACAAGGCCTCGTACCTGATGGGCGTCAGTTCAGCTGATCTCATCAAGGGCCTCCTGCACCCAAGGGTGAAGGTGGGGAATGAATATGTGGTGAAGGGACAGAATGTCGAACAG GTTAACTATGCTGTTGGTGCTCTGGCCAAAGCCACATATGACCGCATGTTCAAATGGCTTGTGGGACGGATCAACCGCACCCTGTACACCTCCCTGCCTCGCCAGTACTTCATAGGGGTGCTGGACATCGCTGGGTTTGAGATCTTTGAA TTCAACAGCTTTGAGCAGCTGTGCATCAACTTCACCAATGAGAAACTGCAACAGTTTTTCAACCACCACATGTTCATCCTGGAGCAGGAGGAGTACAAGAGGGAGGGCATCGAATGGACCTTCATCGACTTCGGGCTGGACCTTCAAGCCTGCATTGATCTCATTGAAAAG CCGCTGGGCATCATGTCCATCCTTGAAGAGGAGTGCATGTTCCCCAAGGCCACAGACAGCAGCTTTAAAGCCAAGTTGTTTGACAATCACATTGGCAAATCACCTAATTTCCAAAAGCCAAGGCCGGACAAGAAGCGCAAGTACGAGACGCATTTTGAGCTGGTGCACTATGCCGGAGTG GTACCATATAACACTATTGGCTGGCTGGACAAAAATAAGGACCCACTGAACGAAACGGTAGTGGCGTGTTTCCGGAAATCCTCCAACAAGCTGCTAGCTTCTCTGTACGAAAATTATGTTTCCTCAGATGCAG TGCCCGAACACAAGAGTGGCAgcaaggagaagaggaagaaggccGCCTCCTTCCAGACCGTGTCTCAGCTTCACAAG GAAAACCTGAATAAGCTGATGACCAATCTCCGCAGCACCCAGCCACACTTTGTTCGCTGCATCATCCCTAATGAGACCAAGACTCCAG GGATCATGGATGCATTCCTGGTGCTGCACCAGCTGCGCTGCAACGGTGTGCTGGAAGGCATCAGGATCTGCAGAAAAGGCTTTCCCAACCGCATCCTCTACGCTGAATTTAAACAGCG CTACCGCATCCTGGACCCCCATGCCATCCCAGATGATAAGTTCATGGACAGCAGGAAGGCTGCAGAGAAGCTGCTGGCCTCCCTGGAAATCGACCAAAGCCAGTTTAGATTTGGACACACAAAG GTGTTCTTCAAAGCAGGCCTGCTGGGTCACCTCGAAGAACTGAGGGATGAGCGTCTGGCCAAAGTCCTGATGCTGCTGCAGGCAGCCGCTCGTGGCAGACTCATGAGGATGGAGCTAAATAAGATCATGGAAATGAA GGAGGCTCTGATGATAATCCAGTGGAACATCCGGGCCTTCAATGCTGTCAAGCACTGGCCCTGGATGAAGCTCTTCTTCAAAATCAAGCCTCTACTGAAAAGTGCTGCCACCGAGAAAGAGCTGGTCGCTCTGAAGGAGGAGATGGCCAAGCTGAAGGAGGCTCTGGAGAAATCTGAGGTCAAACGCaaagagctggaggagagacaggTCAGCCTGGTCCAAGAGAAGAATGATCTCTCTCTACAGCTGCAGGCA GAGCAGGACAATCTTGCAGATGCCGAGGACCGCTGTGACCTACTCATCAAAACTAAGATCCAGCTGGAGGCCAAAGTGAAAGAACTCATGGAAAGGCTGGATGACGAGGAGGAGATGAACGCTAATGTGCTCGCCAAGAAGCGCAAGCTCGAGGACGAGTGCGCTGAGCTGAAGAAAGACATTGATGATCTGGAGATCACACTGGCTAAAGTGGAAAAGGAGAAACATGCCACTGAGAACAAG GTGAAGAACCTGATTGAGGAAATGGCAGTTCTAGATGAAACCATACTGAAGTTGACCAAAGAGAAGAAGGCTCTTCAGGAGGCTCACCAGCAGACTCTGGATGACTTGCAGGCAGAAGAAGACAAAGTCAACAGTCTGACCAAAGCCAAGGCAAAGCTGGAGCAACAAGTAGATGAT CTGGAGGGATCACTGGAACAGGAGAAGAAGGTGCGTTTGGACTTGGAACGGGCCAAACGTAAGCTGGAGGGAGATCTGAAACTCTCCTTGGAGTCGGTTATGGACTTGGAGAATGACAAGCAACAACTTGAAGAGGTCCTGAAAAA gaAAGACTTTGAAATAAATGCGATGAGCTCAAGGATTGAAGATGAGCAAGCCTTAGTAAATCAGCTCCAGAAGAAGATAAAGGAGCTACTG GCTCGCacagaggagctggaggaggaactGGAGGCTGACCGCGCTTGCAGGGCCAAAGTAGAAAAGCAGCGTGGAGATGTGGCTCGTGAGCTCGAAGAGCTAAGCGAGCGCCTGGAGGAGGCTGGTGGGGCCACCTCGGCCCAGATCGAGATCAACAAGAAGAGAGAGGCGGATTTTCTGAAGATGCGCCGAGACCTAGAGGAAGCCATGCTGCACCACGAGGCCACGACGGCTACCTTGCGGAAGAAGCACGCCGACAGCGTTGCAGAGCTGAGCGAGCAGATCGACAGTCTGCAGCGAGTCAAGCAGAagctggagaaggagaggagcgAGGCAAAGATGGAGGTTGATGATCTGGCCTCTACTGTGGAGCAGCTCTCAAAGGGCAAG GCGACTTCAGAGAAGACTTGTCGCCTGTATGAAGACCAAATGAATGAGGCTAAAGCCAAGGTTGAGGAGCTCCAGAGGCAGCTCAATGACACCACAACCCAAAAGGCCCGTGCACAGTCCGAGAGTG CCGAGTTGAGCAGGAAGCTTGAAGAGCGGGAATCCATGGTCTCCCAGCTCCAGCGTGCCAAGAACTCCTTCGGCCAAAATGTCGAGGAGCTCAAGAAACAGCTGGAAGAGGAGAATAAG GCTAAGACCGCCCTGGCTCATGCACTGCAGTCATCCCGTCACGACTGTGATCTTCTGAGAGAGCAGTATGACGAGGAGCAGGAAGCCAAGGCTGAGATGCAGAGAAGTCTGTCCAAGGCTAACGCTGAGGTGGCTCAGTGGAGGACTAAGTATGAAACTGACGCCATCCAGAGGACTGAGGAGCTGGAGGAAGCCAA GAAGAAGCTGGTGACACGTCTGCAGGACGCTGAAGAGACAGTGGAGGCTTCCAATGCCAAGTGTTCTTCTCTGGAGAAGACAAAACATCGGCTCCAGACAGAGATCGAGGACCTGGTTATTGATCTGGAGCGTGCCAATGCTGCAGCCGCTGCCTTGGACAAGAAGCAACGCAACTTTGACAAG gtgctggCTGAATGGAAACAGAAGTATGAAGAGTGCCAGGCAGAGCTGGAGAGCTCTCAAAAAGAGTCGCGTGGTCTGAGCACAGAGCTCTTCAAACTGAAGAACTCTTATGAGGAGACCCTGGATCATCTGGAGACTGTCAAGAGGGAGAACAAGAACCTTCAAG AGGAGATTGCTGACCTGACCGATCAAATCAGTCAGGGAGCGAAGACCATCAGTGAGCTGGAGAAAATAAAGAAGGGTCTGGACATGGAGAAAAGCGAGATTCAAGCTGCCCTGGAGGAAGCCGAA ggCACTCTGGAGCATGAAGAAAGCAAAACTCTCCGCATCCAGCTGGAGCTGAACCAGATCAAGGCTGATGTTGACAGGAAGCTGGCAGAAAAGGATGAAGAAATTGAAAACCTTCG CCGCAACCACCAGAGAACACTGGAGTCCATGCAGGCCACCTTGGATGCCGAGGCCAAGTCTCGCAACGAGGCAGTCCGCCTGAGGAAGAAGATGGAGGGCGACCTGAATGAGATGGAGGTGCAGCTGAGCCATGCCAACAGGCAGGCTGCTGAGTCCCAGAAACTCGTGAGAAACCTGCAGGTTCAGATTAAG GACATTCAGTTGGAGCTGGATGACACTCTTCACAAGAACGAGGAGCTGAGGGAGCAGGTGGCGGTGACGGAGCGCCGTAATAACCTGCTAGCTGCTGAGGTGGAGGAGCTAAGGGCCCTGCTGGAGCAGAATGACCGTGCACGCAAGCTAGCTGAGCATGAGCTGCTTGAGGCCACTGAGAGGGTCAACCTGTTGCACTCCCAG AACACTGGGCTGATCAACCACAAGAAGAAACTGGAGCATGATCTGTCCACACTGTCAAATGAGGTGGATGATGCTGTGCAGGAGTGCCGCAATGCAGAGGAGAAGGCCAAAAAGGCCATCACTGAT GCGGCAATGATGGCAGAGGAGCTGAAGAAGGAGCAGGACACCAGCGCCCATCtggagaggatgaagaagaacATGGAGCAGACCATAAAAGATCTGCAGATGCGTCTGGACGAAGCTGAGCAGATCGCCCTCAAGGGCGGCAAGAAGCAGGTCCAGAAGCTGGAAGCTAGG GTCAAAGAACTGGAGAATGAATTGGACGCTGAGCAAAAGAAGAGTCAAGAGTATCAGAAGGGAGTACGCAAGTATGAGAGGAGAATCAAAGAGCTCTCCTACCAG GCTGAGGAAGACAAGAAGAACCTGGCCCGCCTGCAGGACCTCATCGACAAGCTGCAGGTCAAGCTGAAGAGTTTCAAGAGACAGGCTGAGGAAGCG GAGGAGCAGGCAAACACCAACCTCTCCAAGTACAGGAAGCTCCAGCATGAGCTTGATGATGCAGAGGAGAGGGCTGATACGGCCGAATCGCAGGTCAACAAGCTCCGGATCCGCACCAGGGATCAAGGTAGCAAG catgctgaatga
- the myh7ba gene encoding myosin, heavy chain 7B, cardiac muscle, beta a isoform X2 yields the protein MEAFGNAKTLRNDNSSRFGKFIRIHFGPTGKLASADIDIYLLEKSRVIFQQPGERSYHIYYQIMSQKKPELLDMLLVSSNPYDYHFCSQGVTTVENLDDGQELMATDHAMDILGFLADEKYGCYKIVGAIMHFGNMKFKQKQREEQAEADGTESADKASYLMGVSSADLIKGLLHPRVKVGNEYVVKGQNVEQVNYAVGALAKATYDRMFKWLVGRINRTLYTSLPRQYFIGVLDIAGFEIFEFNSFEQLCINFTNEKLQQFFNHHMFILEQEEYKREGIEWTFIDFGLDLQACIDLIEKPLGIMSILEEECMFPKATDSSFKAKLFDNHIGKSPNFQKPRPDKKRKYETHFELVHYAGVVPYNTIGWLDKNKDPLNETVVACFRKSSNKLLASLYENYVSSDAVPEHKSGSKEKRKKAASFQTVSQLHKENLNKLMTNLRSTQPHFVRCIIPNETKTPGIMDAFLVLHQLRCNGVLEGIRICRKGFPNRILYAEFKQRYRILDPHAIPDDKFMDSRKAAEKLLASLEIDQSQFRFGHTKVFFKAGLLGHLEELRDERLAKVLMLLQAAARGRLMRMELNKIMEMKEALMIIQWNIRAFNAVKHWPWMKLFFKIKPLLKSAATEKELVALKEEMAKLKEALEKSEVKRKELEERQVSLVQEKNDLSLQLQAEQDNLADAEDRCDLLIKTKIQLEAKVKELMERLDDEEEMNANVLAKKRKLEDECAELKKDIDDLEITLAKVEKEKHATENKVKNLIEEMAVLDETILKLTKEKKALQEAHQQTLDDLQAEEDKVNSLTKAKAKLEQQVDDLEGSLEQEKKVRLDLERAKRKLEGDLKLSLESVMDLENDKQQLEEVLKKKDFEINAMSSRIEDEQALVNQLQKKIKELLARTEELEEELEADRACRAKVEKQRGDVARELEELSERLEEAGGATSAQIEINKKREADFLKMRRDLEEAMLHHEATTATLRKKHADSVAELSEQIDSLQRVKQKLEKERSEAKMEVDDLASTVEQLSKGKATSEKTCRLYEDQMNEAKAKVEELQRQLNDTTTQKARAQSESAELSRKLEERESMVSQLQRAKNSFGQNVEELKKQLEEENKAKTALAHALQSSRHDCDLLREQYDEEQEAKAEMQRSLSKANAEVAQWRTKYETDAIQRTEELEEAKKKLVTRLQDAEETVEASNAKCSSLEKTKHRLQTEIEDLVIDLERANAAAAALDKKQRNFDKVLAEWKQKYEECQAELESSQKESRGLSTELFKLKNSYEETLDHLETVKRENKNLQEEIADLTDQISQGAKTISELEKIKKGLDMEKSEIQAALEEAEGTLEHEESKTLRIQLELNQIKADVDRKLAEKDEEIENLRRNHQRTLESMQATLDAEAKSRNEAVRLRKKMEGDLNEMEVQLSHANRQAAESQKLVRNLQVQIKDIQLELDDTLHKNEELREQVAVTERRNNLLAAEVEELRALLEQNDRARKLAEHELLEATERVNLLHSQNTGLINHKKKLEHDLSTLSNEVDDAVQECRNAEEKAKKAITDAAMMAEELKKEQDTSAHLERMKKNMEQTIKDLQMRLDEAEQIALKGGKKQVQKLEARVKELENELDAEQKKSQEYQKGVRKYERRIKELSYQAEEDKKNLARLQDLIDKLQVKLKSFKRQAEEAEEQANTNLSKYRKLQHELDDAEERADTAESQVNKLRIRTRDQGSKHAE from the exons ATGGAGGCGTTTGGTAACGCCAAAACGCTGAGAAATGACAACTCATCCCGTTTT GGCAAGTTCATCAGGATCCACTTCGGACCTACTGGCAAACTGGCCTCAGCTGATATTGATATAT ATCTTCTGGAAAAATCCAGAGTGATATTTCAGCAGCCTGGTGAGAGGAGCTACCACATCTACTACCAGATCATGTCGCAGAAGAAACCAGAACTGTTAG ACATGCTGCTGGTGTCCTCCAACCCGTACGACTACCACTTCTGCTCCCAGGGCGTGACCACCGTGGAGAACTTGGATGACGGACAGGAGCTGATGGCCACTGAC CACGCCATGGACATCCTTGGCTTCCTGGCCGATGAGAAGTATGGCTGCTATAAAATAGTTGGAGCCATCATGCACTTCGGCAACATGAAATTCAAGCAAAAGCAGCGCGAGGAGCAGGCGGAGGCTGACGGCACTGAAA GTGCAGACAAGGCCTCGTACCTGATGGGCGTCAGTTCAGCTGATCTCATCAAGGGCCTCCTGCACCCAAGGGTGAAGGTGGGGAATGAATATGTGGTGAAGGGACAGAATGTCGAACAG GTTAACTATGCTGTTGGTGCTCTGGCCAAAGCCACATATGACCGCATGTTCAAATGGCTTGTGGGACGGATCAACCGCACCCTGTACACCTCCCTGCCTCGCCAGTACTTCATAGGGGTGCTGGACATCGCTGGGTTTGAGATCTTTGAA TTCAACAGCTTTGAGCAGCTGTGCATCAACTTCACCAATGAGAAACTGCAACAGTTTTTCAACCACCACATGTTCATCCTGGAGCAGGAGGAGTACAAGAGGGAGGGCATCGAATGGACCTTCATCGACTTCGGGCTGGACCTTCAAGCCTGCATTGATCTCATTGAAAAG CCGCTGGGCATCATGTCCATCCTTGAAGAGGAGTGCATGTTCCCCAAGGCCACAGACAGCAGCTTTAAAGCCAAGTTGTTTGACAATCACATTGGCAAATCACCTAATTTCCAAAAGCCAAGGCCGGACAAGAAGCGCAAGTACGAGACGCATTTTGAGCTGGTGCACTATGCCGGAGTG GTACCATATAACACTATTGGCTGGCTGGACAAAAATAAGGACCCACTGAACGAAACGGTAGTGGCGTGTTTCCGGAAATCCTCCAACAAGCTGCTAGCTTCTCTGTACGAAAATTATGTTTCCTCAGATGCAG TGCCCGAACACAAGAGTGGCAgcaaggagaagaggaagaaggccGCCTCCTTCCAGACCGTGTCTCAGCTTCACAAG GAAAACCTGAATAAGCTGATGACCAATCTCCGCAGCACCCAGCCACACTTTGTTCGCTGCATCATCCCTAATGAGACCAAGACTCCAG GGATCATGGATGCATTCCTGGTGCTGCACCAGCTGCGCTGCAACGGTGTGCTGGAAGGCATCAGGATCTGCAGAAAAGGCTTTCCCAACCGCATCCTCTACGCTGAATTTAAACAGCG CTACCGCATCCTGGACCCCCATGCCATCCCAGATGATAAGTTCATGGACAGCAGGAAGGCTGCAGAGAAGCTGCTGGCCTCCCTGGAAATCGACCAAAGCCAGTTTAGATTTGGACACACAAAG GTGTTCTTCAAAGCAGGCCTGCTGGGTCACCTCGAAGAACTGAGGGATGAGCGTCTGGCCAAAGTCCTGATGCTGCTGCAGGCAGCCGCTCGTGGCAGACTCATGAGGATGGAGCTAAATAAGATCATGGAAATGAA GGAGGCTCTGATGATAATCCAGTGGAACATCCGGGCCTTCAATGCTGTCAAGCACTGGCCCTGGATGAAGCTCTTCTTCAAAATCAAGCCTCTACTGAAAAGTGCTGCCACCGAGAAAGAGCTGGTCGCTCTGAAGGAGGAGATGGCCAAGCTGAAGGAGGCTCTGGAGAAATCTGAGGTCAAACGCaaagagctggaggagagacaggTCAGCCTGGTCCAAGAGAAGAATGATCTCTCTCTACAGCTGCAGGCA GAGCAGGACAATCTTGCAGATGCCGAGGACCGCTGTGACCTACTCATCAAAACTAAGATCCAGCTGGAGGCCAAAGTGAAAGAACTCATGGAAAGGCTGGATGACGAGGAGGAGATGAACGCTAATGTGCTCGCCAAGAAGCGCAAGCTCGAGGACGAGTGCGCTGAGCTGAAGAAAGACATTGATGATCTGGAGATCACACTGGCTAAAGTGGAAAAGGAGAAACATGCCACTGAGAACAAG GTGAAGAACCTGATTGAGGAAATGGCAGTTCTAGATGAAACCATACTGAAGTTGACCAAAGAGAAGAAGGCTCTTCAGGAGGCTCACCAGCAGACTCTGGATGACTTGCAGGCAGAAGAAGACAAAGTCAACAGTCTGACCAAAGCCAAGGCAAAGCTGGAGCAACAAGTAGATGAT CTGGAGGGATCACTGGAACAGGAGAAGAAGGTGCGTTTGGACTTGGAACGGGCCAAACGTAAGCTGGAGGGAGATCTGAAACTCTCCTTGGAGTCGGTTATGGACTTGGAGAATGACAAGCAACAACTTGAAGAGGTCCTGAAAAA gaAAGACTTTGAAATAAATGCGATGAGCTCAAGGATTGAAGATGAGCAAGCCTTAGTAAATCAGCTCCAGAAGAAGATAAAGGAGCTACTG GCTCGCacagaggagctggaggaggaactGGAGGCTGACCGCGCTTGCAGGGCCAAAGTAGAAAAGCAGCGTGGAGATGTGGCTCGTGAGCTCGAAGAGCTAAGCGAGCGCCTGGAGGAGGCTGGTGGGGCCACCTCGGCCCAGATCGAGATCAACAAGAAGAGAGAGGCGGATTTTCTGAAGATGCGCCGAGACCTAGAGGAAGCCATGCTGCACCACGAGGCCACGACGGCTACCTTGCGGAAGAAGCACGCCGACAGCGTTGCAGAGCTGAGCGAGCAGATCGACAGTCTGCAGCGAGTCAAGCAGAagctggagaaggagaggagcgAGGCAAAGATGGAGGTTGATGATCTGGCCTCTACTGTGGAGCAGCTCTCAAAGGGCAAG GCGACTTCAGAGAAGACTTGTCGCCTGTATGAAGACCAAATGAATGAGGCTAAAGCCAAGGTTGAGGAGCTCCAGAGGCAGCTCAATGACACCACAACCCAAAAGGCCCGTGCACAGTCCGAGAGTG CCGAGTTGAGCAGGAAGCTTGAAGAGCGGGAATCCATGGTCTCCCAGCTCCAGCGTGCCAAGAACTCCTTCGGCCAAAATGTCGAGGAGCTCAAGAAACAGCTGGAAGAGGAGAATAAG GCTAAGACCGCCCTGGCTCATGCACTGCAGTCATCCCGTCACGACTGTGATCTTCTGAGAGAGCAGTATGACGAGGAGCAGGAAGCCAAGGCTGAGATGCAGAGAAGTCTGTCCAAGGCTAACGCTGAGGTGGCTCAGTGGAGGACTAAGTATGAAACTGACGCCATCCAGAGGACTGAGGAGCTGGAGGAAGCCAA GAAGAAGCTGGTGACACGTCTGCAGGACGCTGAAGAGACAGTGGAGGCTTCCAATGCCAAGTGTTCTTCTCTGGAGAAGACAAAACATCGGCTCCAGACAGAGATCGAGGACCTGGTTATTGATCTGGAGCGTGCCAATGCTGCAGCCGCTGCCTTGGACAAGAAGCAACGCAACTTTGACAAG gtgctggCTGAATGGAAACAGAAGTATGAAGAGTGCCAGGCAGAGCTGGAGAGCTCTCAAAAAGAGTCGCGTGGTCTGAGCACAGAGCTCTTCAAACTGAAGAACTCTTATGAGGAGACCCTGGATCATCTGGAGACTGTCAAGAGGGAGAACAAGAACCTTCAAG AGGAGATTGCTGACCTGACCGATCAAATCAGTCAGGGAGCGAAGACCATCAGTGAGCTGGAGAAAATAAAGAAGGGTCTGGACATGGAGAAAAGCGAGATTCAAGCTGCCCTGGAGGAAGCCGAA ggCACTCTGGAGCATGAAGAAAGCAAAACTCTCCGCATCCAGCTGGAGCTGAACCAGATCAAGGCTGATGTTGACAGGAAGCTGGCAGAAAAGGATGAAGAAATTGAAAACCTTCG CCGCAACCACCAGAGAACACTGGAGTCCATGCAGGCCACCTTGGATGCCGAGGCCAAGTCTCGCAACGAGGCAGTCCGCCTGAGGAAGAAGATGGAGGGCGACCTGAATGAGATGGAGGTGCAGCTGAGCCATGCCAACAGGCAGGCTGCTGAGTCCCAGAAACTCGTGAGAAACCTGCAGGTTCAGATTAAG GACATTCAGTTGGAGCTGGATGACACTCTTCACAAGAACGAGGAGCTGAGGGAGCAGGTGGCGGTGACGGAGCGCCGTAATAACCTGCTAGCTGCTGAGGTGGAGGAGCTAAGGGCCCTGCTGGAGCAGAATGACCGTGCACGCAAGCTAGCTGAGCATGAGCTGCTTGAGGCCACTGAGAGGGTCAACCTGTTGCACTCCCAG AACACTGGGCTGATCAACCACAAGAAGAAACTGGAGCATGATCTGTCCACACTGTCAAATGAGGTGGATGATGCTGTGCAGGAGTGCCGCAATGCAGAGGAGAAGGCCAAAAAGGCCATCACTGAT GCGGCAATGATGGCAGAGGAGCTGAAGAAGGAGCAGGACACCAGCGCCCATCtggagaggatgaagaagaacATGGAGCAGACCATAAAAGATCTGCAGATGCGTCTGGACGAAGCTGAGCAGATCGCCCTCAAGGGCGGCAAGAAGCAGGTCCAGAAGCTGGAAGCTAGG GTCAAAGAACTGGAGAATGAATTGGACGCTGAGCAAAAGAAGAGTCAAGAGTATCAGAAGGGAGTACGCAAGTATGAGAGGAGAATCAAAGAGCTCTCCTACCAG GCTGAGGAAGACAAGAAGAACCTGGCCCGCCTGCAGGACCTCATCGACAAGCTGCAGGTCAAGCTGAAGAGTTTCAAGAGACAGGCTGAGGAAGCG GAGGAGCAGGCAAACACCAACCTCTCCAAGTACAGGAAGCTCCAGCATGAGCTTGATGATGCAGAGGAGAGGGCTGATACGGCCGAATCGCAGGTCAACAAGCTCCGGATCCGCACCAGGGATCAAGGTAGCAAG catgctgaatga